TCCAGCGCAGGCACCTGCTGCTGGTGGGCCCTCCCGGCACCGGGAAGTCGATGATCGCCCGTGCGATATCGATGAACCTCCCCAAGCCCCGTCAGGAGATCCGTGTCGCCCACAATCCGGAGAACCCCGAAAGGCCGTTCCTGGAGATCCTGGACGACAAGACCGTCAAGACCGAGGAGGCGGCCCAGCAGGAGAGCGTCGGAAAGCTCATAGACCCCGAGAAGGCCCCTGCGAAGGTCGCACAACGTCTCGGATACTATTGCTCCGCCTGCGGAAGCTATTCCGCTCCCGAAGACCTCAACTGCCCCAACTGCGGCAAGAGCAAGATCGACAGAGGAATCGCCGGAAACAACCCGTTCGGAGACATCCTCGGCATGCTGGAGTCGGCAATGCCCCAGATGTCCGCGGGCAAGGAGAGGGTGAACACCACCCGCCAGCTCGCCGACGGTACGGAGGAGACCGTGGTCTTCGAGAGGGCGGGGAACAAGATCAGGATGTTGGACACGAAGGCCCTCCAGAAGAGGAACAACCTCCAGAAGAAATCCAACACGAAGACCCTCGTAAAACTGGACAGGGACCCCTTCGTCATGGCCACCGGAGCCTCGGAGACCGAGCTCCTGGGAGACGTGAGGCACGACCCCTACGGCGGACACGACAAGATAGGAGTGCCGGCATACCAGAGGGTCATCCCCGGATCCATCCACGAGGCCCATGAAGGCGTCCTGTTCGTGGACGAGATCTCCCATCTGGGAAACCTCCAGAGGTTCATCCTGACCGCCATGCAGGACAAGAAATTCCCCATCACCGGCCGCAATCCGCAGTCCAGCGGGGCCAGCGTCAAGGTCGACAACGTCCCGTGCGACTTCGTATTGGTAGCCGCCTGCAACATGCAGGACCTACAGAACATCCTGTCCCCCCTCAGGTCGAGGATAATCGGGAACGGATACGAGGTCCTGGTGGACACCGCCATGCCCGACACCAGCCACAACCGCGCCAAATACGCCCAGTTCGTTGCGCAGGAGATCGCCATGGACGGACACATACCCAATGCGTCCATCGATGCGGTGGAGGAGATCATCCTCGAAGGAAAAAGGCGTGCCAAGGCCGACGGACAGAAGAACTCCCTCACACTCAGACTCAGGGAGCTCGGAGGACTCATAAGGGCCGCCGGAGACGTGGCCATCATGGAGAAGGCCAAGCTCATCACCGCAGAGCATGTGAAGAAGGCGAAGATCAGGGCCCGCCCGGTGGAGGACCAGATCAAGGAGAGGTACGGATCGTACCAGAAAGGTATGACCAAGGACGTCTCCGACGCCCAGAACCAGAACTCGGAATACTACTTCCAGAACGAGCACATCGACGGCTCGGACAGTATGTTCAACTGAATTCCGGAAAACGATTTACTCCCGGGTCTTCCTCGACTCGGGACGCTATCATATCAACTTATCGTCGTTATGACATTGAACTTCTTCTGAAGCATGTCCACCATGTTCTGGGATTTCTTATGCCCCATGTCAGCGGCCTTCTTGAACCACCTCATGGCCTCGAACTCGTCCTGAGGGACCCCTTTCCCGGCATGATATGACAGACCCACATTGAACATGGCCTTCAGCATCCCGCGCCCGGCGGCCTTCTTGAACCACTTCAGGGCCTCTGCGTCATCTTTGGGTACGCCCTTCCCGGAACGATACATCATCCCGATGTTGTACTCGGCCTTCTCGCTCCCCATGTCGGATGCCCTGGTATAATACTCCAAGGCCTTCTGTGCATCCTGCTCCACTCCGATGCCGCTGTCGTACATGACCCCGAGATTGTATACGGCCTTCGGATTGCCGAGATCTGCGGCCTTCATGAAATACCCGAAGGCCTTGTCATAGGACTGCTCCACGAAATGCCCGTAGTAGTACAGGACTCCGATGGAGAAGATCGCATCCGGATTCCCATGGTCTGCGGCCACGGAATAGTGGCTGTAGGCCTTCTCGTAGTCCTGATCGACGCCGTACCCCTTGTCGAGCATGCGTCCCATGTAATATTCGGCCTTGATGCACCCGGCCTTGGATGCCTCGGCGAAGATCCCGAATGCCTTGGCATCCTTGGACCGGTCCTCGCCCTCGGTGTAGAATTCCTTAGCCTGTGTGAAAAGGTCTTTGGCGCCTTGGGAAACCATGCCCCGGCGATACACGAGCGGATTTAAAAATTCAATTACCGACACCGAACACGTTGGCCACCATACGTATGCCAGTGCCGCCGTCCTCGTAGAAATGTTCCAGCCTCTCCACCGGCATGAAGCCCCTGCGGCGATAGAAGGATATGGCCTCCGAATTCGTCTCCCTCACCTCGAGCTGTATGGACCTCGCCCCGTCCATCATGGCGGACCGACGGAACCTGTCGAGCATTCCCGAACCTATTCCCTGACCGCGGAAACCTCTTTTCACACAGAAAAGCGCTATGGAGACACGCCCGCCGGAGAGGCGGGACCCGGCCATGTATCCGATTATGTCTCCCGTGAAGTCAGTGGCCACGATCTGTCCTCCGGGCCACTGCATCATGAAATAATCGACGATGCTCGGAACGAAATAGGAATCCAGGGACTCGCATATGAGGGCATACGCCCTCGAAGAATCCTCGGGTCTCATCTTCCTGATCTCCATCCCATATCACCGTATCCGCCGCTGGGTCTGTCGCGGAAGAACGCGACGACCGTCCCTATGAGGAGGATGACGGCTGCCGACAAATAGATAACGTATCCCCCATGGTCTTCGGAAGGTACGGTGAACGATACCTCCTCCGAGACGTCGATACCTTCCACCGACACCGATGCCACATGATCACCGGACGATACGTGGAACACCGCCGCCGATACATCCGTGCACCTCTCCTCCCCGTCCACCGCCCATAGGAATATGGACCCGGCCGGCCCCCTGGCACGAAGGACCACGGCGTATCCGCCGCTGCCCCTGACCACCTCCGCGGTAAAGGAAAGCCCTCCCTCTTCGACGTCCGTACGGCTCACCCCGAAATCGGAAAGGAACAGGTCTGCGAAGAAGGACGCCACCTCCTCCGAGACGATGAGGACGGCGACCTCTCTGTTCCTGTCGAAAGACGTGGCCGTCCAATTGACGGACCCCACCCATACGGATCCGTCGATGACGATGCCTTTGTTGTGGATGAGGGAGAACCCGTCCCCTCCGTCGACGGCGACCGCCTTTATGCCCGTGGTCTCGTTGATGAGGTTCACGGTCGATACATGGGCACCCCCTCCCGACTGGGAGGAATCCAGTATGAACCGGACATCCAATCCGCATGATGCCGCGGATGCCATCCATGCTATGGGCGTGTCCCCATTCACGGGCGACAGCGAATCCCCCAGGTCCATCTCCTCCGCATATATCCTCCTCTCTGCCGAACCCATCATCATACGGAGGGTGGAGAACGAATTGTCCGGAGAAAGTACGGGAGATACGGAGGCTTCGTAACTACGGTATTCTGGCACATCCGGAGGTACATATGACAGGGTGCCCCGATAGCCCTTGAGATCGGGGTATGCGTCCTCCAAACACACCGTATCGCCCCATACGGTATCGAAGTCGTTCTCGAAAACCCTCTCCATATAGCCAGCATATCCCTTTCCGGAGATCACGGCCCCCCACCCCCTGTTACCGTTGCCGTAACCCATGTTGCCGGATGTCCAATTCTCGGACGTGATGATCACGGTGTCCCCGTCGATCACAGCATATTTGTTGTGGACGTAGACGAACCTCTGCGGGTGGTCGCCGAAGTTTATCAGCCTGACATCTGCCCCGCCGTCGTCGATGGATTTCAACAATGCCAGCTCCGTGCTTATGTCCACTCCCAGCGGCTCAGCCTCCGCCAGTATCCTTACGGATACTCCGCGGTCGCAAAGGGAGGAAAGAAGAGCTATGACGTTCGGACACGATATGAGATAGATGGAGATGTCCACCGAACACGATGCGGATTCCAACGCCTTGTATATCGGACCTCCTCCGCTCTCCGGAAATGAGAACGGAACCACGGAGGCCTCGAAAGCGGATGTGCCAGGAAACACGTAGTTTGTCCATCCCGCCCTCGTCACCATCCAATCGGAAGACGTATCCGTATCCGTCTGGGACGTCCTCATGGCATATGTGAGGGAACTTATCCTCACCGGACTTCCAGACCACCCGTCCGCTCCGAGAGACCCTCCCCAACAGACCTGGTCTATTACCGAATCCCCTACCTTCAGAACGACCTCGTCGCCGGAATCGGCCAATATGAAACGTCCGGTACGGGTGATGCACGGATCATCGGTCTGGATCGTCCCGGAGCGTGAGCAGAACCAGTTCTTGCCGACCTCTCCGACAATGGTCAGACGTTCCCCGGGATGCAGGACCGTGCTTCTGTTGAACGTCAACGTACCCTCGCCATCGGTCATGCACCAACCCATCAGATCCACTTGGCTGGCACATACGTTCTGTATCGATACGCCCTCGTCATAGGGGTTGACCTCCGTTATGAGGACGGAGGGGGAAACTGCGGCATCCACGGGATCATGAATGGTCGGACCCAGCAGCGACGTCGTGGCAGCGACGATGAGAATGCATAGCAGTACCTCGGACCTCGTCCTCATACGGAGGTCTTCCGGTCTGAGGATTTAAAGCCCGAGGACTGCATGTAATAGGTTAGTGTTCACTTCCTCTTCTTGGACGAGGAGCTCTTATTCGAAGATGAGGGCCTGCTTCCGGAACCGGACTTCTTCTTGGACGAGGAAGAGGTGGCGGAACGTACGGCCTTCTTCGCGGATTTCTTCATCGCGGCGGCAATGATCCCGACGATCGCCACAGCGGCCGCTCCGAGATAATACATGAGATTGTGCTCCTCCTCTACATTGATCTTCGAGTAGTCCGCATTGAAGTAATTGTCGAAATCGGTATTGAAGTATGCCGCATAGTAGTCCGTAACCTCGGAGGAATCTATTATGGCGGCCGCCTCGCGGTTCCTATAGAACGAACCATCGGTCCAGTTGACTGATCCCACCCAGACCTTGTCGTCCACGATAACCCCCTTGTTGTGGATCTGCGGGAATGCCTTCGTCTTCTCGTAGATGGCCGCCTTTATCTGGGTATTGCCGTTCAAGGTCTGGACCAGTGCGTGGTGTTCTTTAGAATCCTTGTCCTCCGATGTCTCATATGTCCCGTTGAGGATGTATTTCACATCTATTCCCTGCCCGGCCTTGTCCGACATGATGCCGATAAGACTGTCTCCGGTAAGTGTGGAATTATTCTTGTCGATATCCAACTGCTCAACGTATATGCGGCTGGTAGCGGATCCCATGAAGTATTTCAGAGCACTTTTGGAATTATCAGGAGAGGTGACCGGGGCCACTCTGGCGGAATACGTAGGCGAAGAGTAGTCATCGCGTATGGTGTAACTGATATCCCCTGATGCGACTATGTCCGGATATACGTCGTCAAGGGTCTTCACATCTGCATTGGAGACATCATAGTCCCCTTCGAAGACTCCTTTCATATGTGTGGCGTATCCGGTACTTTCTATGACGGCTCCCCATCCCCTGTTCCCTTTGCTGCCCAGATTCGCATCGGTCCAGTTCTCCGAGGTTACGACCACGGTCTTATCGTCGATGATGGCGTACTTGTTGTGGATGTATGTGTACCTCTTATCTGACGAATCGCAACCAGGATAGTTGATGATGTTGACCTCTCCGCCGACCGATTCCAGCTGCTTGAGCATGGACATCTCGTTGTCGGTCTTCACTCCCAGAGGATTCCCCGATACGAGGACCCTGACGTCGACGTTCTCTGATTCCTCCAGATCGCAGAGGAGGGCGATGACCTCTTCGCTGCCCATATAATAGATGGAGATATCCACGGTCGAAGTGGCCTTGGAGAGCTCCGTCAATATGGGCGTGCCTTTGCTTTCGGGAAAGGTGAACGGAGTCACCTGTGCTTCATAATATGTAGGTGTGAATGAAGGGTCCGCAGAAGACACAGACCCTTCGTCACCGCAGATGACCGTAGGGGATATTACTACGGCTACGGCCAGAACTGCAAGTAATATTGTCGGTATATCCTTCCTTTTCAAGTACATCCCGAAGGATGATACACATTCTGATATACCGACTTTTTGATTGGTCCCATCAAAGGGCGCTTACCAGATCGGTGAGCACCGCATACTGGTCCTTGGCCTTGACGACTCCGGATGCCAGAAGCACTCCGTCGGCACCGAGGTCGATGGCGGCGGCGACGTCCTTCCCGGTCTTCACCCCGGCCCCGCATAGGACGCGCACGGCCTTGTTAACGTCCTTGACGGACTCGACCGTGCTCTCGACTATGCGCGGGTTGGCGGTGGTCACACTTATGTCCCCTCCGATCAACTCGGGAGGTTCTACGGCTATGAAGTCGGGTGTGAAACGTGCCAGAGACACGGCGGTATCCACGGTGTCGGCGCAGACGACGGTGGTGAGGTCGCATCCGAGGGAAAGCTCGACGCATTCCCCCACGACCTCCGCATCCACCTTGTGTTCCGAGTGGTTGATCAGAGTACCTATGGCGCCGCACGACCTTACCATGGACGGGGTCACCCATCCGGTGGCGGAACCGGGCGCGCGGGGATCCACGTTCTGCGAGAGGACGGGGATGTCCACGGCCGCGGCGACCGCCGCCAGAGATACCACGGGAGGACAGACGGCTATGCAGGCGCCGGTCTCCTCGGAGACCTGCTGGCACTTCTTCGCCAGCTCGACGGCTGCGGCCCCGTCCACCTCGCGGTAGGCCTTGAAGTTGACGATCACCACGTGTTTTCCCAGTTCAGTCAAGGGGCTCGAACCTCTTCTTGAGATCCTCGAGAACCTCGGGCCTGGAGGTGTACTCCATCTCCTCTGCTCCGAGGATAGAAGGCTGGAACGGTCCCTGGGCCCTCATGAGCCTGCTCGCCTTGATGGCGTTGGCGCGGACGTTGTCCCAGGTGTTGTTTCCGAAGATGTCTACGGGGATGTGGTCTCCGCCCTTCACTCCCTGGGGCTCGAGTCCCTGGAGGTGTCCCTCGCAGAGCTGGAATCCGAGGGCGCATATTCTCGGAGGTCCGTCGTAGTAGACGGGGTTGGAGTCCTCGGGCGAGCAGGGGTAGAACGCACCGATGTGCGATCCCCTCATCCATCCGGCGACGAGCCAGGTGTTCTGGAACACCTGGGTGTACTCTCCGACGGAGGGGAATCCGCTCTGTGCCCTGCAGATGCAGACGGGGTCGTCCTTTCCGACGTACCTTCCGGCGGTCATGTTGAGCTTGTCGGTGGATACGACGCAGGCGGGTCCGAGACCTGCCCTGCTGTTGATCCTCTTGATGGCGTATCTGGAGGTGTCTCCCAGAAGGCTGAGGATGCTGAGGGTCTCCTCGGGGGAGGACATGACGACCTTTTTGTGGTCCATGACATCCTGGATCTCGACGTCGAATCCCATCTTGGCCCTCTTGTCGATGACGAGGCCGGTGGTGGTGAAGGGGTCGAGGAAGATCCTGGTGAGGATGGGCGAGTATGCGGAAGGCTCGGTCTTGTCGGCCATGAAGAACACGAGGGGCTCGGAAGGCCTCTCCTCGAAGGTCATCTCCGCGGAACCGGGTCCCGCTCCCTTGACGTTTCCGGAGAAGGCGTCGGTGAGGATGTCCTGTCCGGCGGCGTAGAGGTGCATGGATTTGGAGATCTTGGTGGCCTCCTGGAAGCACTCCCATGCGGCGGTGTGGACCTCTTTGTTGCCCTCGCCCTTGTAGTGGGTCATGTAGAGGTTGATGTCGTCGCCGACGCGGGTGACGTAGAAGTCCTCGATAATGCCCTGCTTCTGTTTGTCGGTCAGGATCTCTTTCGCTTTGGCCATCATGGAGGGATGGGGGGTCATGTGACCGCATATCGATCCGATGTCTGCTTTGATGATTGA
The nucleotide sequence above comes from Candidatus Methanomethylophilus alvi Mx1201. Encoded proteins:
- a CDS encoding ATP-binding protein, which codes for MAAAKKRAVETWEDVEGMKSTAEVLIPADPLDRVLGQEEAIELAKIAAIQRRHLLLVGPPGTGKSMIARAISMNLPKPRQEIRVAHNPENPERPFLEILDDKTVKTEEAAQQESVGKLIDPEKAPAKVAQRLGYYCSACGSYSAPEDLNCPNCGKSKIDRGIAGNNPFGDILGMLESAMPQMSAGKERVNTTRQLADGTEETVVFERAGNKIRMLDTKALQKRNNLQKKSNTKTLVKLDRDPFVMATGASETELLGDVRHDPYGGHDKIGVPAYQRVIPGSIHEAHEGVLFVDEISHLGNLQRFILTAMQDKKFPITGRNPQSSGASVKVDNVPCDFVLVAACNMQDLQNILSPLRSRIIGNGYEVLVDTAMPDTSHNRAKYAQFVAQEIAMDGHIPNASIDAVEEIILEGKRRAKADGQKNSLTLRLRELGGLIRAAGDVAIMEKAKLITAEHVKKAKIRARPVEDQIKERYGSYQKGMTKDVSDAQNQNSEYYFQNEHIDGSDSMFN
- a CDS encoding tetratricopeptide repeat protein, whose product is MVSQGAKDLFTQAKEFYTEGEDRSKDAKAFGIFAEASKAGCIKAEYYMGRMLDKGYGVDQDYEKAYSHYSVAADHGNPDAIFSIGVLYYYGHFVEQSYDKAFGYFMKAADLGNPKAVYNLGVMYDSGIGVEQDAQKALEYYTRASDMGSEKAEYNIGMMYRSGKGVPKDDAEALKWFKKAAGRGMLKAMFNVGLSYHAGKGVPQDEFEAMRWFKKAADMGHKKSQNMVDMLQKKFNVITTIS
- a CDS encoding GNAT family N-acetyltransferase, coding for MEIRKMRPEDSSRAYALICESLDSYFVPSIVDYFMMQWPGGQIVATDFTGDIIGYMAGSRLSGGRVSIALFCVKRGFRGQGIGSGMLDRFRRSAMMDGARSIQLEVRETNSEAISFYRRRGFMPVERLEHFYEDGGTGIRMVANVFGVGN
- a CDS encoding phospholipase D-like domain-containing protein, with translation MRTRSEVLLCILIVAATTSLLGPTIHDPVDAAVSPSVLITEVNPYDEGVSIQNVCASQVDLMGWCMTDGEGTLTFNRSTVLHPGERLTIVGEVGKNWFCSRSGTIQTDDPCITRTGRFILADSGDEVVLKVGDSVIDQVCWGGSLGADGWSGSPVRISSLTYAMRTSQTDTDTSSDWMVTRAGWTNYVFPGTSAFEASVVPFSFPESGGGPIYKALESASCSVDISIYLISCPNVIALLSSLCDRGVSVRILAEAEPLGVDISTELALLKSIDDGGADVRLINFGDHPQRFVYVHNKYAVIDGDTVIITSENWTSGNMGYGNGNRGWGAVISGKGYAGYMERVFENDFDTVWGDTVCLEDAYPDLKGYRGTLSYVPPDVPEYRSYEASVSPVLSPDNSFSTLRMMMGSAERRIYAEEMDLGDSLSPVNGDTPIAWMASAASCGLDVRFILDSSQSGGGAHVSTVNLINETTGIKAVAVDGGDGFSLIHNKGIVIDGSVWVGSVNWTATSFDRNREVAVLIVSEEVASFFADLFLSDFGVSRTDVEEGGLSFTAEVVRGSGGYAVVLRARGPAGSIFLWAVDGEERCTDVSAAVFHVSSGDHVASVSVEGIDVSEEVSFTVPSEDHGGYVIYLSAAVILLIGTVVAFFRDRPSGGYGDMGWRSGR
- a CDS encoding phospholipase D-like domain-containing protein, translated to MYLKRKDIPTILLAVLAVAVVISPTVICGDEGSVSSADPSFTPTYYEAQVTPFTFPESKGTPILTELSKATSTVDISIYYMGSEEVIALLCDLEESENVDVRVLVSGNPLGVKTDNEMSMLKQLESVGGEVNIINYPGCDSSDKRYTYIHNKYAIIDDKTVVVTSENWTDANLGSKGNRGWGAVIESTGYATHMKGVFEGDYDVSNADVKTLDDVYPDIVASGDISYTIRDDYSSPTYSARVAPVTSPDNSKSALKYFMGSATSRIYVEQLDIDKNNSTLTGDSLIGIMSDKAGQGIDVKYILNGTYETSEDKDSKEHHALVQTLNGNTQIKAAIYEKTKAFPQIHNKGVIVDDKVWVGSVNWTDGSFYRNREAAAIIDSSEVTDYYAAYFNTDFDNYFNADYSKINVEEEHNLMYYLGAAAVAIVGIIAAAMKKSAKKAVRSATSSSSKKKSGSGSRPSSSNKSSSSKKRK
- the tpiA gene encoding triose-phosphate isomerase: MTELGKHVVIVNFKAYREVDGAAAVELAKKCQQVSEETGACIAVCPPVVSLAAVAAAVDIPVLSQNVDPRAPGSATGWVTPSMVRSCGAIGTLINHSEHKVDAEVVGECVELSLGCDLTTVVCADTVDTAVSLARFTPDFIAVEPPELIGGDISVTTANPRIVESTVESVKDVNKAVRVLCGAGVKTGKDVAAAIDLGADGVLLASGVVKAKDQYAVLTDLVSAL
- a CDS encoding fructose-1,6-bisphosphatase, whose translation is MAEKVTVSIIKADIGSICGHMTPHPSMMAKAKEILTDKQKQGIIEDFYVTRVGDDINLYMTHYKGEGNKEVHTAAWECFQEATKISKSMHLYAAGQDILTDAFSGNVKGAGPGSAEMTFEERPSEPLVFFMADKTEPSAYSPILTRIFLDPFTTTGLVIDKRAKMGFDVEIQDVMDHKKVVMSSPEETLSILSLLGDTSRYAIKRINSRAGLGPACVVSTDKLNMTAGRYVGKDDPVCICRAQSGFPSVGEYTQVFQNTWLVAGWMRGSHIGAFYPCSPEDSNPVYYDGPPRICALGFQLCEGHLQGLEPQGVKGGDHIPVDIFGNNTWDNVRANAIKASRLMRAQGPFQPSILGAEEMEYTSRPEVLEDLKKRFEPLD